tgcagaaCCTGTGCCATGAGGGCTTCACCACCGGTTCCTGCCATATGGGGACTGCACCTGTGGGTAGAGCAGCATGGCACTAGAGTGACACAGTGAAGGCAGGAGCACGGGCCAGCAGACTTGTGTTGGGCACTGCTGGGGTACAAGGCAGAGCcatccttgccctgccctgccacagggACAGACTTTGCCCCTGGCTATGGTCTGGAtctcagtgccagctcctctgcctgccgtGTTGCACATTAACCCACCTGGCAGTTCCTGACATCCCTCTGGGTGCCAGCATGCCGGGCCTGCACTGCAAAGGCATCCTCGGCTCGCAGCGTggagctggcactgccagctgctgggctggaggtggAGGCACGGGGCAGGATCACATCGTAGGGACCTTCAGTCTGCGGGGCAGACACAGGGGGGTGTAGCGGCACTGAGAACATCCCCAGTCCCGTGTGGTCCTAAGAGAGGAAGGTGGGGGGCGACCCCCCCATCACCCTGTTAtagggagcagggcagccccccATACCCTGGCCCCAGTTCCAGTGACAGCCTGTCCATCAGGCAGGTTGCAGCTGTCACCAGGGAGCTGGGTGGGCAGTGATGCCACTTACCGGCCCCTTGTGCATCAGTGCCATTTCGGTGGGCTGGTAGACACTGGTCAGCAGCTGCCCATTGTAACCACTGTATGGGGACACAGGCTTCTTGGCTGCAAAGAGACGGGGACAGTAAAATGGGAGTTCACAGAGCCACCCAACTCCCACCCCaccagggagctgctcctcGTTAGCAGGATTAATGAGCTGACTCAACAACTGGCTGCTCCGTGCCTTTCCTGGGGGACAGGAGGGATGTCCCCAGGGTTTGCATCACCATgctcctggcacagccccagcgAGGCTGAGGTTTGTTATTGTAGGGTGTCCcagcaggcagggtgctgcaggtgctgctggggagtACCAACCCTGCCCCGTAGGCTGCAGGCACCTTTGCTGCCGGTCTCCATCGGGGCAGCTGCCACCACCTTGTGTTATTGTAGGGTCTGGCAAGCAGAGTGGCTTCCCCAGGGCGGAGCGCCAGGAGCCACAGGCACCCCATGCTGAGGAGGGAGCACCCCTGCCACCAATGAGTTCAGCCCAAACTGGTAGACCCAGCCCAGCGAGTTTTTGGGAGCTACAACAACAGCAGGCGTCAGTCCTGGGCGGGCTGTGGACAGACATCTCGCCGCCCGTgcctgccaccagccctggtGCCAGTGTGTGCCACCAGCCCGGCTGTGGAGCAAGAGGGTGATCCCTGGTGCCTACCGAAGGAGGGCTCGTCCATGGAGAAGGCTTTGTTCTCCACGAACATGCTCTGTGACTTCTGCTCCTTGAGAATGGTCTCGTAGCCCACCCCTCGGGTGGGGTAGATGTCATCCTCGAAGgcctgctcagggctctgccGCGTCACGTGCGTCACCTCGGGGATGACatagaggaggaggaaggcacaAGCGTTGGAGACCAGCGCAATGGCCAGCGTGGGGTCATCCCAGCCAGGCTTCTCGCCCACGCGCTGGTTCCCGTAGAGGTACATGGCCGTCCATGCCACCCAGATGGCCATGGAGACACTGGTGGTGGCCAGGATGAAGGCGCCGTGCTTGCGCCAGCGGCTGTAGCGCCCGCAAAGGGCTGGCCAGGCGGTGCCAAAGGTGGCCACCAGCAGGAACATGACGTAGATAAGCGCCATGACGAAGTCGGCATCTGCCAGCTGGCAAGGGTCCGGGGAGCCACCCTCCTGCCGCACCACTGTGATGATGAGCCACTCGGCATTGATGATGATCTCCACCAAGGCCAGAAGCAAAGCCACTGCCAGTGTCACCCAGCCACGTGGGCCCCGGTTCCTCCGTGCCAAGAAGTTGAGGGCCACGGCGTGCgccagcaggcaggagaagcagatAGCGAAGAGGACGCCAAAGAGGAAGCGGCGGGAGGTGCAGGTGGAGAAATCCGGCCCCACGATGAAGTCAAACGTCAGGCAGAAGAGCCCGAAGGTGCCCAGAAGAAAGAAGACCTGCGTGGCCACCAGGCTCTTCTTCTGAGATTCCTGCACGAAGGGCAGGCTGGCCACCAGGACAATGGTAAGCACGAAGGTGGTGACCACGCcaaggctggccacagcctccaCCACGATGccccaggctgctgtgaggTCGCAGAGGTTGTAGTAGAGGGAGGAGAGGTCCTTGCTGCAGCCAGAAGGAGGGCTGGTCTGGCCACCAGCTGTGGGCAGAAgggccagggccagcagcacacaggcagacactgctggcactgctgctacacccatcctgccctgcagtgaAAGCACTGAGCACGGTGTCCAGAGACCCTGCATGGCAAAGAGGATGTTAGGAATCAAGACCAGTacgcagctcagctcagcttctGGTACTGCCTGTGCCACTCCACTGTGCACGCTCCTGCTGGAACACAGTAAGCGATGGGGTCCCAGCGAGCCCCATCTACACTGGCACAGCTGAGCTTACCCCATGGGTAATGGGACTGGGCATGTCCCTGAGCTTGCCTGCAACCTGGAGGTAGCCAGTCTCTCTGTGCCCCATATGCTCCCTCCTGACATGGGATTTCTCTGGGCTATGGGGCTGTGCCAATCCCTTCCTCCAGtaccaggagcaggcagcactaTGCCCACCAGGTTTCCTGCGAACTCCAAACACAGGCCCAAGCCAGAAGACAAGGTTacacctggggacagggctgtCCCCTCGCCTCGTCCCTTCGTGTCAGTGCATTCCGCTTTCCACTTCTCCTGTCCCACTTCCTTTCTCTGGCTCCGGGCATTGGCCCAGCACAGGTCCTGTGTCCGGCACTGCTGGCCGCTGGCACACAAGCAGCCTGGCATGGCATTGGTACAGCATGGCACGGCATGGCATGGTGCGGGGGTTCCTGTCCCCACTCCTACGGCAGCGAAGCAGCTGCAAgctgtgggaggaggaaaggggaacCCAGCAGGAGACCTGTGGCAAGGTGACCCCGAGCTGGAGCAGGACCGGTGCCCGGGGCCAGGACCCTCTAAGTTCCCGAAGACGTACCCGGAGGCCGGGATGAGGAAAGGAACCCCCGGTACTGCGCTGGGACCGAGCGC
The Indicator indicator isolate 239-I01 chromosome 29, UM_Iind_1.1, whole genome shotgun sequence genome window above contains:
- the GPRC5C gene encoding LOW QUALITY PROTEIN: G-protein coupled receptor family C group 5 member C (The sequence of the model RefSeq protein was modified relative to this genomic sequence to represent the inferred CDS: inserted 1 base in 1 codon; deleted 5 bases in 3 codons; substituted 1 base at 1 genomic stop codon), yielding MGESVPGSARSQRSTGGSFPHPGLREWGQEPPHHAMPCHAVPMPCQAACVPAASSRTQDLCWANARSQRKEVGQEKWKAECTDTKGRGEGTALSPGVTXVFWLGPVFGVRRKPGGHCCLLLVLEEGIGTAPXPEKSHVRREHMGHRETGYLQVAGKLRDMPSPITHGGLWTPCSVLSLQGRMGVAAVPAVSACVLLALALLPTAGGQTSPPSGCSKDLSSLYYNLCDLTAAWGIVVEAVASLGVVTTFVLTIVLVASLPFVQESQKKSLVATQVFFLLGTFGLFCLTFDFIVGPDFSTCTSRRFLFGVLFAICFSCLLAHAVALNFLARRNRGPRGWVTLAVALLLALVEIIINAEWLIITVVRQEGGSPDPCQLADADFVMALIYVMFLLVATFGTAWPALCGRYSRWRKHGAFILATTSVSMAIWVAWTAMYLYGNQRVGEKPGWDDPTLAIALVSNACAFLLLYVIPEVTHVTRQSPEQAFEDDIYPTRGVGYETILKEQKSQSMFVENKAFSMDEPSFAKKPVSPYSGYNGQLLTSVYQPTEMALMHKGPTEGPYDVILPRASTSSPAAGSASSTLRAEDAFAVQARHAGTQRDVRNCQVQSPYGRNRW